The window TAGGTACGTTCCTTTTAAGGATTCTATACAATGTACAAAACAGTCCATTCCTGTATAAAACCATTGGTCTTTTGGTACATCTTTAGTTAATTCAGGATCTAGTATAACCTGATCAAAAGGTGTAAAATCGCTATTGATTCCAAGTTTTCTAATAGGTCCTGTTAAAATAGTAGTTCTAGAAACTTCGGCTCCTGTTCCAGAAATGGTAGGAATACCAACATGGTAAATTGCTGGGTTTTTAATTAAATCCCAACCTTGGTAATCTTTAGATTCCCCTTTATTGGTTAACATTAAAGCTACAGCTTTTGCTAAATCTAAAATGGTTCCTCCTCCTATTCCAATAATTCCAGATGGTCTTTCTTTATAATCCAGAATAATTTGTTCTACCAAGTCATCTACTTGCGAAGTTTTTGGTTCTTCGTTTGCAGATATGTACAATAATTTATCATCATAAGACAATGGTATTCTAGAGGTTAACCAAGATTTACCTTTAAATACGTCGTCTACTAAAAATATGAATGGCGCTTTAACGTTTTGTCGTTTAGGCGATAGAATTTCATTTAACTGATTAAAACTTCCACGTCCGTAAACTACTCTGGACACCATTGGGTAATTTTTATAACTCATTTATTATAATTGTTTAACAAAAATAGAAATACTATTGCTTTAATTCCTACTGATTTAAAAAATATTGAAACTTTTCAGAAAATAAACCAACATGATAGCCATCCACCAATGCGTGATTTACGGATATTGCTACATTCATGCTTAAGGTCTTTTTCTCTCTATTTACTTTACTAAATGCTATTTTAGGTACAGAATCTTTTTCTCCAAAAAACGGTTCTTTATGCCCTGAAAAATTCACCCAAGGTAATGCCGAACAATGTATGCAATCTAATCCATTTCTTTCTGGAAACAAATTACTTGAGGATTGAATCCTTGATTTTTCCGATTCTAAATTTTTTAAAAACACATCTAAATTCTCATCAAAATCGACGAATGAAAATCCGAAGGTTTTATCTTCTCTCATTATAGTCGGCGATGCATGAATAATATCATAAGCAACTACTTCATCATCAATAATTCTATATTTTAAATTATCTACACTATTGATTGCTTGCATGCAAGCGTGTAAATATTTACCAAAAAAACTAATATCATTCTCCTTAGAAAACTGATATGCTTTGGTAACATCCAACGGAATAGTAACTCCAAAATAAGGATCAAACATTTTATTAAAATGCTGAAACTGCTCTGATCTATTCCATGTTTTTAAATTTATTTTTTTCAAATTGCTATAATAGATTTAAAATTTCTTTTAAACTTTTTACGGTTCTATATGCTTTACCATTGGTTTCTTTTTCGGTTACTTGTTCATGTGCCCAAGTGGTATGAAAAGGAACGTGAATAGCCTTTGCTTGAATATTTATTAAAGGTAATATATCGGATTTTAATGAGTTTCCAATCATTAAAAATTCTGACGGATTGATATCTAAATGCTTTAATAATTTAGAATAATTTTCTTCTTTTTTATCGCTTAAGACTTCAATATGATGAAAATAATCCAGTAAACCCGATTTTTCCAACTTTCGTTCTTGGTCTAATAAATCGCCTTTTGTGGCAACGATTAATTTATATTTTCCAGATAAACCTTCCAATATTTCTTGCACACCGTCCAACAATTCTACCGGTTCATTAAGCATTTGTTTCCCAATGTTTAAAATCTGTTCTATGGTTTTATTAGAAATGGTATAATTAGATAATTCTAAAGCCATTTCTACCATAGATAAAACAAAACCTTTCACGCCATAACCATATAAAGGTAAATTCTTCATTTCCATTTTAAAGAGCTCTTGATCTACTTTATTAGCAGTTTCAAAACCTCCTAAAAGTTTGGCAAATTCTAACTCAGCATCCCGAAAATACGTTTCGTTTACCCAAAGCGTATCATCTGCATCAAAGCCTATTACTTTTATATTTTTGTATTCTTTATTCAATTCTTTTACAAATTTTTAATTTGAATTTATAAGATTCCCTTTTTCAAGGGAATGACTTCGTCACTTCCAGAGTTTTTTTGCTCTTTCTAAATCTTCAGGAGTATCAATTTCTACACCTTGCACATTGGTTTCTACCATTTTGATACGTTTTCCATATTCTAAGTAGCGAATGCATTCAATTTTTTCTGATGCTTCTAATGGTAACATTGGTAATCTATAAAAATCTAATAATGCTTCTTTTCTAAACGCATAAACCCCTTTGTGTTTGTAATACTTTGCGCCAACATCTGTTGCTCTTGGAAACGGAATTGGGCTTCGTGAAAAATACAAAGCGAAGTTGTTTTGGTCTACGATTACTTTTACCGTATTGGAGTTTTTAATTTCTTCTTCGTCGGTAATATGTACCATTAAAGAAGCTAAATCGACTTGTTTTTCTGTATCTTCTTTAAAAACTTGGATTAGCTTTTTTAAGGAAGCGACTTCTGTAAACGGTTCATCTCCTTGTACATTTACAACAATATCTATATCTAGATGCTCTACAGCTTCAGCAATTCTATCACTTCCACATTCATGCTCTTTAATGCTCATGATTGCTTTACCTCCATGACTTGTAATTTCTTTAAAGATAATTTCGCTATCGGTTACCACAAAAACATCATCAAATAGATTGGTTGCCTTTGTAGCTTCGTAAGTACGAAGAATAACTGTTTTACCATTAAGGTCTTGCATGAGCTTACCTGGAAAACGAGAAGCACTATAACGTGCAGGAATCATGGAGATTATTTTCATATATGCTATTAATGTTCTTACAAAAATATAACTTTTTAAATTGAAATAAAGATTTTTTGAAACCAAATATACTCCTGACAAAGCATTAGAAATATTTAATTGCTTTTCGTTTTATATTAAAAATCGAAAATCTGTATTTTAGATTCCGCATTCGCGAGAATGACAATTTTAATAGAAATCTCAAGGCTATACCTAGAGAAATAGTTTTTTGATTATGCCTTACTAGATTTAAACTTTTTATAAAGTCTGAAAATAATAAACAGTACTATTACAACCAGTACAACAGCTAAAACAGGAAGAAATACAGAGATAATAGACATTACAATTGCGGTTCCTGTTTCTAAAGTAGAGATTACAGGATTTGCTAAACCTGCGGTTGTGGTTGTAGATGCTAATCGCGTAACACTGGAAGTTCCTGCTACTGCAGCAGCTGTTCCTCCTCCAGCAATTATTGCTAAAGCCCAAGTTATTACCGGACTTAAATCTACAACTGTAGAAACCATAACAGCAGTTCCTGCAATAGCTGCTAAAGGCACTGCAATGGTGTCTAATATATTATCTACAAACGGAATGTAATATGCAAATATTTCAACAATAGTAGCAACTCCAAGTGTTATCACGGCTGTTAAACTACCTATCCATAACCAAGAATCATTAAGTTCCCAAACATTAAAATGTGCTGCAAGACTTAATGTAAATAATGGCACAAAAACTCTAAAACCAACAGATGCTGCAAGTCCGATACCTAAAAAAATACTTAATATAGCTTCTGTTCCCATCTATCACTTTGTGACATCTTCCCAAAGAGAAGAAATCTTGTTATTTAATAATTATTTATTCGTTAATTGCTATTCTTAAATTTTTCATCATCTGTCCATGGTTATCGACTTCTATCGTTGATCTTCTACAAAAAACTCCTCCTTAAAACCAATAAGGTACAATTTTTCTTTGGCTCTTGTAACTGCTGTATATAGCCAACGCAAGTAATCTCTATTAATGCCATCTGGTAGATATGGTTGTTCTACAAAAACGGTATTCCATTGTCCACCTTGTGATTTATGACAAGTAATGGCATAGGAGAATTTTACTTGTAAAGCGTTAAAGTGTTTGTTTCCTTTAATTTTTAAAAACTTTTTATAATTACTCGTTTCGTCTTCAAAATCTTTTTGTACTTCTTGGTATAATCGGTTGGAATCTTCATAGGCTAACGAAGGAGTTTCCGCAGAAATAGTATCTAAAAGTAACACCGTTTCAAAAGGAATCATATTCGGATAATCGACCATACGTATTTTTACTTCCGCGAAGCGAAAACCATATAATTCTTGAATAGAGAATATTTCTAATACTTCAATAATATCACCATTTGCAATAAAACCAGCTTCGGTTGTTGGTTTAAGCCAGAAGTAATTATTTTTAACCACCATCAAATAATCGCCTGCAGAAAGCTCATTTTCATTAAATAAAATACGCTCTCTAATTTGCTGATTATACATATTCGCACGTTTGTTACTTCTAACAATAATGGCAGTTTCTTCGTTTCCAAGGTTGCTATACGAATCGTTTATAGCATCCATAATTTCGTAACCATCCACAAGACGTACAATATCTTTAAAGTCTTTTAAATCAAATTTAAATGTTTCGGCAAAAGAGCTAGCAATAGCTTCCCTTAAAATAGTAGCATTTTCTAAAATTCCTGAATCTTGTCCTTGACGCACTACTTCGTCTAATTCCATTCTAGTGACATCCTTATCATAGTTTAGCGTTAATGTGTTTTCGTCTAAGGCTGGACTTAAATCTAATTTTACAGGAGGTAATTGTGCCGTATCTCCAATTAATAATAATTTACAATTATGTCCAGAATATACGTATTTCATTAAATCGTCTAGCAAAGAACCATTTTCAAAAAGTTTAGAATCTCCAGGAGTATCTGGAATCATAGAAGCTTCATCTACGATAAAAATGGTGTTCTTATGCTTATTAGGTTGTAAAACAAAATTAACACCTCCTCCTTTATTTTTTTTTGGGAAATATATTTTTTTGTGAATAGTAAATGCTGTTTTTTTAGAATAACTAGAAATCACCTTTGCTGCTCTACCTGTTGGTGCCATTAGCACAGCGCTTTTTTTAGCTTGCCATAAATGGGTAACAATAGTACCAATAATAGTGGTTTTACCTGTTCCTGCATATCCTTTTAATAAATAAAGCGCATTGGGTCTTTCCGAAAAAATAAACTCAGAAAGTTGCAATAAAACAATATCTTGTTTTGGTGTTGGTTTAAACGGAAACTGTTGTTTTATAAGGGAATAAAATTGGGATGCGTTCATTAATTGTGGCTGTGAGATAAAATTTCGTCAAATATAGTGATGATTTTTATGCTGTTTGGTTTTAACGATTAAAAAAAAATTGTAGATTTGCGAAAGACCTTTAATAAAATTTAATTAATCATACTATGAAATTAATACTAATTGCAATTGCAGTAATTCTTGTAACTATTGGTTTGGTTTGGCTTATTGACAAGTTCATTCCATCTAAGTTAAGACCAGTTTTAATGATCGCTCTTTGGGCTTTAATCGCCTTTTTAGGATACCAAACATTTAATTCTATTTATGAGCCTATTAAATTTAACAAAGTAAAAGAAAAGCGTTACGCTGCTGTTATTGAAAAAATGGTAGATGTTAGAGATGCGCAATTAGCACACAGACAAGTTATTGGTGATTTTGCTCCTAACTTTGAAAGCTTAATTAAATTTATTGATACTGCAAAGTTTACTATTACACAACGTAGAATTGAAACGGTTCTAGATGAAGAAAGAACAAAACTTTTTGGTGGTGTTGAAACCATGAAAGATATTACTGTTATTGATACATTAGGTTATGTTTCTGTTAAAGATTCTTTATTTAAGAATTCAGATAGATATAAAACAATGATGACTGTTCCAAGTATTGAAGGTGCAAAAATAGAAATGAAAGCTGGTTTACTTGGTGAAGAAGGAGAAAATAAGATTCCTGTTTTTGAAGCAAAACTATTAAAGAGCGTAATTTTAGCAGATCAAAATAAAGATTTATTAGCACAAGAAAACGAAACAATTTCTGTGGATGGTGTTAATGGAGATGCAATTAGAGTTGGATCTTTAGAAGAAATAAATACTAGTGGTAACTGGCCAAAAACTTATGGCGACAGCGAGTAATAAAACAACTATACTAATTAACCAAGAATTGTCCATTCAAATAAGTTTGAATGGACTTTCTTTTTGTATACTACAATCAGATACAAATACGATTTGTTATTTAAAGCATTTTGCTTTTAATCAAAAACACACACCATTTCAAGTATTAGATGAATTAAAGAAAATATTTAAAACGACAACAGAGCTACAAATCAATTTTAGCACGATACACGTTATTTATATTAACGAACTCTCTACTCTGGTACCAAAACCTTTATTTCATGAAGATGCCATTGCAGACTACTTAAAATTCAATTCTAAGATTCTGCAATCCGATTTTATTGCTCAGGATACTGTTGTGATAAATGATAGTATAAATGTTTATGTACCCTACATGAATATCAATAATTATTTATACGAAAGGTTTGGCACCTTTGCATACAAGCATTTTTCTACTATTTTATTGGAAGAAATTCTACAAACAGAAAAACAGGAACAAGATCAAAAAATGTATGTACATGTGCATACCAATCACTTTGAAATTGTAGTCACCAATAAAGGAAAATTAATACTTTATAACACGTTTACCTTTACAACAAAAGAAGATTTCATATATTACATTCTCTTTACAGCAGAACAATTACAACTTAATCCAGAAACCATAACATTGATCCTTCTAGGTGAAATTTTTGAAGGAGATGATTTATACACTATAGTATTTAAGTATATACGACATATACAATTTGGAAAACCAAATACAAATTACTTACTAGAAGTAGAACAACAAACAGCACATTCTAATTATATTTTAAAGCATAGCTTTTAATGCGAATAATCTCAGGTACATACAAAGGCAGAAGAATAACTGCACCAAAAAAATTACCCATTAGACCAACAACAGATATGGCTAAGGAATCTCTATTTAACATCTTAAATAACCAGTATTATTTTGATGCTGTATCTGTATTAGATTTATTTAGCGGAAGCGGTAATATAAGCTATGAGTTTGCCTCTAGAGGAACCACAGAAATTACTAGTGTAGACGCTCATTTTGGTTGTATTAAGTTTATAAACGAAACTGCCGAAGCTTTTGAGATGCAAATACAAACCATAAAAAGTGATGTATTTAAGTATTTAGAAAAAGCCACCACAAAGCATACTATTATTTTTGCCGATCCTCCTTATGACTTTCCTGTTGAAAAATTTTCTAAAATACCAGAATTAATTTTTCAGAATAACTTGCTAGAAGATGATGGTTTATTAATTATAGAGCACTCTAAACATACAGACATTTCCCATTTAGAAAACTACTCGCATTCTAAAAGTTATGGTGGAAATATGTTTAGTTTTTTTGAATCCGCAAATAAGGAATAGCATTCTCACGTAATTATTCTCTTACGTAATTATACTGAAATTCAATAGTTTACGTTTTTTGCATTAGCATTTTCACTATCTTTAAGTTGCTAATAATCAAACACATAAATTATGAAAACTTTAAAACTTTCAGTACTATTATTATGTCTTGTCATAAGTAGTCAACTATCCTTTTCACAAAGTGATTCCCCAAGATATAAAGATCTGGTTGTAGAGAATCCAGAAGCTGAAGAAGATATACAAGTGCTAAGCTCCTATGTTAATGCTTTAGTTAATAATAAAATGCTAGAAGCAGAAAACTTACTATCCGAAAAATATATTGGATATGGACCTGGTCCTAACGACTCAATTTCAAAACAAGGAACAATTAAAGCATGGACAGAAACACACCAAGTACGTAGCAATGAAAAAGTAGGCTTTGTATCCCAAACCTTTAGAGTTCTGCAAGGCGATTTACAAGGTGATTGGGTTTCACAATGGGGAACTTACAGTTTTACTCAAAACGGAAAACACGTGGAGCTTCCCTATCAATTAACAGCACGAGTAAGCGACGGAAAAATAAACAGAAGCAGAATATATTTTGATAATCTAACCATTGCTAATTCATTGGGATATAAAGTAATTCCTCCCAAGGAATAGTTGATTTTATAGCAAAAAACAATGCCCTTTACTCACGTAAAGGGCATGTTTGATTAAGTAAATCTATAAGCCGGATTTTGTATCCCGATACATCGGTACCCTTATCATTTATCTACGTGTATTGTTACCAATACACTTTAGCTGCCTACCCTCTAACATCGCGCGTGTACGCTCAAACATTAGTTTACATGACATTGCACCACAAAGAGTTTACCTGGTTTCACTACAGCATTACCTGTACATACTTTCTGTTGCACTTTTCCTAGCCTCACGACTGGTGGCTGTTAACCACTTTGTTACACTATGGTGTCCGGACTTTCCTCCATCTGGATTGCTCCAAATAGCGATAAGGCGAAATACTTGCTGCAAAATTACAACAAACAATTTTATGTTTTTCAAGGAAAAGGTTTTTTATTTTGGAAGTTTTTCTATGTATCCATATTACTAAAATTAGGTGGTAACATCTTGTAATTTACTGGGTGGAAACTTGGATTTAAATTTTTTATATAGGAATGCTATAAGTAAGATAATTCTAACTAAAAGTAAAGTTTGCTTGACTAATAGTATTATATTTCTTACATTTGGAAGGAATTCAATCCGAATATTATGAAAATAAATTATTTGTTTCCGAATAAGTTCAAGAAAATTGGCTGGCTTATACTTATTCCTTCCGCTATTATTGGTTTAATAACGCTTATTTATGAGTATGAACCTTCCTTTTTAGACTTTAATGTTCCTGCAATTTTTGTGAATGAAATTTCATTTACAGATAGTAAACGACTTTTTGGAATGGTAAACAACAATATTCTTAATGAGATTCTTGGAGTTTTAATTATTGTTAGTTCCTTATTTGTGGCTTTTTCTAAAGAAAAATCAGAAGACGAATACATATCCAAAATCAGATTAGAGTCTTTAGTTTGGGCGGTGTATGTTAATTATGTAATTCTTCTAATTTCATTTATATTTATTTTCGACTTTTCCTTTTTATGGGTTATGATATTCAATATGTTCACTGTTTTATTATTTTTCATAATCCGATTTAATTGGCAAATTTCTAAACTTAAAAAGTCAGCTCATTATGAAGAATAGTATTAAAGTAGAAAGAGCAAAAAAAAATATTACGCAAGCTGACTTAGCTAAATTAGCGAAAGTTAGTAGGCAAACAATTAATGCTATGGAATTAGGTAAATATGTTCCATCCACAGTTTTGGCTTTACGATTAGCTCAAATTTTTGAAGTCGAAATTAGTGAAATCTTTACTTTGGAAGATTCCGATTGGGATTAGGTTTATTGCTACCAACAGATTTCTATATGCATTAGCAGAAGTAGTTATTATTCCTATTGCTCACAAATAACAACTCTCCATTTATTATTATACAGTACGCGACCATCATTTTGAATATGTGGTTTTATGGCTTCTGTCATTGTTTCATAAACTTTTTCAAAATCACTATTGTCAATAGCTTTGCCTGCTGGACCGGCAGATAATAATCCTTTTAAAGCAATATGGGTATTCGGATAATCCCAAATAGATGCTATATCATTATTAGCAATTATTTTTAAACCAATTCCTTCTATAATTTTTTCTAATAGCTACTAACGCACTTTTTTAATTTATAAAACGTTTAGGTATAAGCATCAATGGTTTTGTGTGCGAGGATTTGCTGAAGGAAAATTAGAAGTAAGCAAATAAAGCAACTCATATTGGTTAAGCACAAAATAGTAATTATTTTTATATGCTGTTGTGCTTTCGTTATTTTTTATAACTTAAGATTATTTTTTTTCTTCTTCAAGTAATCCAATAACTTCTGTCATTCCATTGCTTATTCTATTCATATAATTAATCCTTACAACTTTCATCTGTAAAGAATTATTTAACGTGGCAAACGTAGAAGGACGTGCAAGGATTTCCAAAAATTCTTTTTCAGTTAATCTAAATCTTTCAGGTATCATTTCATTAGGCGTAGATAAAATTTCGCTTAATCCTATTTCTTTTCTTAGTTCCCAGTCAGAACCATTATAATACATATCATTACTAATTTTACGGTGAATGGATCCACCAATGTCGGCAGACATTATCTCAGCGTAAAGTATTAGTACTTTCTTATTATTAATCATACTAAGCCTGCCTGACGATTTTGAATCTTCATAAATTGGTAAATTGAGATCATAAGGAATACCATATGTTATAAAATCTCCAAGTTTTTTCAGTGAATCTATTTGAATTGTAAATTCTTTAGATCCAATATGTTTTAAATACAATTGACCATCTGCAATTAGAGAATCACCAAGGGCAATAGCATCATTTATTATAACCCTCGATGATTGTAATTCTACAATTAAGTCTTCAATTAATTGCTGTTTAATTATCTCATTTTTCCTTGATTCATTCCAATTATTTAAACTCAGCGCAATTAAAATTCCAATAACGACCAAAACAATTTCTCCAATAGCATACTTTAAATACTTTCCAGCGTTATTTTTTTCCATAAGGTCGTAGCGTATTTTTCTAAAGAATTTTATCATTGGTTAGCGGTTTCTGGTAATGAAGCACAACTCGTTATATCCAACATTTTTTTATCCATATCCTCAAAACAAATCAGCATATGATGATTTTTTTGTTGTAGTTATCCCATAAATATAACCATTTTTTAAAACAACAAATCTATACATGCACGAGTAGATTCTATTTAATATATGCTTTGATTTTAAGATACGTTATCCTACACAAAGCTAATTCCCAAAAAGATAGCATAAAGACAATCTATTAAGTCCTTATCTCACCTCCTTTTTGTTAATAACTCCTATTAAATTTTAAGTCTAAAACCCACAATTCTAATTGTAATTTTTAACTTTGTTATTCTATTTATTAACTAGCATTTTCAGATGCTAAAACAATTAAGTTACCTTGGAACACTTTGTAGTATCGGCTAGAAAATACAGACCCCAAACATTTAAAGATGTTGTGGGTCAGCAGGCTATTACAAACACCTTACTTAATGCAATAGAAAACAATCATCTAGCCCAAGCATTATTATTTACAGGTCCTCGTGGTGTTGGTAAAACAACCTGTGCACGTATTCTTGCTAAAATGATTAATAGCGATGGTACCGAAAAACCAGATGAAGATTTTGCTTTTAATATTTTTGAATTAGATGCAGCTTCTAACAACTCTGTAGATGATATTAGAAGTTTAACAGATCAA is drawn from Lacinutrix sp. WUR7 and contains these coding sequences:
- the rsmD gene encoding 16S rRNA (guanine(966)-N(2))-methyltransferase RsmD, producing the protein MRIISGTYKGRRITAPKKLPIRPTTDMAKESLFNILNNQYYFDAVSVLDLFSGSGNISYEFASRGTTEITSVDAHFGCIKFINETAEAFEMQIQTIKSDVFKYLEKATTKHTIIFADPPYDFPVEKFSKIPELIFQNNLLEDDGLLIIEHSKHTDISHLENYSHSKSYGGNMFSFFESANKE
- a CDS encoding ATP-dependent RecD-like DNA helicase, with translation MNASQFYSLIKQQFPFKPTPKQDIVLLQLSEFIFSERPNALYLLKGYAGTGKTTIIGTIVTHLWQAKKSAVLMAPTGRAAKVISSYSKKTAFTIHKKIYFPKKNKGGGVNFVLQPNKHKNTIFIVDEASMIPDTPGDSKLFENGSLLDDLMKYVYSGHNCKLLLIGDTAQLPPVKLDLSPALDENTLTLNYDKDVTRMELDEVVRQGQDSGILENATILREAIASSFAETFKFDLKDFKDIVRLVDGYEIMDAINDSYSNLGNEETAIIVRSNKRANMYNQQIRERILFNENELSAGDYLMVVKNNYFWLKPTTEAGFIANGDIIEVLEIFSIQELYGFRFAEVKIRMVDYPNMIPFETVLLLDTISAETPSLAYEDSNRLYQEVQKDFEDETSNYKKFLKIKGNKHFNALQVKFSYAITCHKSQGGQWNTVFVEQPYLPDGINRDYLRWLYTAVTRAKEKLYLIGFKEEFFVEDQR
- a CDS encoding helix-turn-helix transcriptional regulator; protein product: MKNSIKVERAKKNITQADLAKLAKVSRQTINAMELGKYVPSTVLALRLAQIFEVEISEIFTLEDSDWD
- a CDS encoding HAD family hydrolase encodes the protein MNKEYKNIKVIGFDADDTLWVNETYFRDAELEFAKLLGGFETANKVDQELFKMEMKNLPLYGYGVKGFVLSMVEMALELSNYTISNKTIEQILNIGKQMLNEPVELLDGVQEILEGLSGKYKLIVATKGDLLDQERKLEKSGLLDYFHHIEVLSDKKEENYSKLLKHLDINPSEFLMIGNSLKSDILPLINIQAKAIHVPFHTTWAHEQVTEKETNGKAYRTVKSLKEILNLL
- a CDS encoding DUF4126 domain-containing protein, whose translation is MGTEAILSIFLGIGLAASVGFRVFVPLFTLSLAAHFNVWELNDSWLWIGSLTAVITLGVATIVEIFAYYIPFVDNILDTIAVPLAAIAGTAVMVSTVVDLSPVITWALAIIAGGGTAAAVAGTSSVTRLASTTTTAGLANPVISTLETGTAIVMSIISVFLPVLAVVLVVIVLFIIFRLYKKFKSSKA
- a CDS encoding DUF3822 family protein, with product MATASNKTTILINQELSIQISLNGLSFCILQSDTNTICYLKHFAFNQKHTPFQVLDELKKIFKTTTELQINFSTIHVIYINELSTLVPKPLFHEDAIADYLKFNSKILQSDFIAQDTVVINDSINVYVPYMNINNYLYERFGTFAYKHFSTILLEEILQTEKQEQDQKMYVHVHTNHFEIVVTNKGKLILYNTFTFTTKEDFIYYILFTAEQLQLNPETITLILLGEIFEGDDLYTIVFKYIRHIQFGKPNTNYLLEVEQQTAHSNYILKHSF
- a CDS encoding iron-containing alcohol dehydrogenase family protein; the protein is MSYKNYPMVSRVVYGRGSFNQLNEILSPKRQNVKAPFIFLVDDVFKGKSWLTSRIPLSYDDKLLYISANEEPKTSQVDDLVEQIILDYKERPSGIIGIGGGTILDLAKAVALMLTNKGESKDYQGWDLIKNPAIYHVGIPTISGTGAEVSRTTILTGPIRKLGINSDFTPFDQVILDPELTKDVPKDQWFYTGMDCFVHCIESLKGTYLNAFSQSYGEKALELCKEIFLEDTLSEKEAADKLMMASWHGGMSIAYSQVGVAHAMSYGLGYLLGVKHGVGNCIVFEHLEEYYPEGVAMYKAMREKHNITIPQGICADLSDKELDIMIDVALSLEPLWENAIGKNWKKTITREKLKALYQKM
- a CDS encoding DUF6090 family protein, translated to MEKNNAGKYLKYAIGEIVLVVIGILIALSLNNWNESRKNEIIKQQLIEDLIVELQSSRVIINDAIALGDSLIADGQLYLKHIGSKEFTIQIDSLKKLGDFITYGIPYDLNLPIYEDSKSSGRLSMINNKKVLILYAEIMSADIGGSIHRKISNDMYYNGSDWELRKEIGLSEILSTPNEMIPERFRLTEKEFLEILARPSTFATLNNSLQMKVVRINYMNRISNGMTEVIGLLEEEKK
- the kdsB gene encoding 3-deoxy-manno-octulosonate cytidylyltransferase yields the protein MKIISMIPARYSASRFPGKLMQDLNGKTVILRTYEATKATNLFDDVFVVTDSEIIFKEITSHGGKAIMSIKEHECGSDRIAEAVEHLDIDIVVNVQGDEPFTEVASLKKLIQVFKEDTEKQVDLASLMVHITDEEEIKNSNTVKVIVDQNNFALYFSRSPIPFPRATDVGAKYYKHKGVYAFRKEALLDFYRLPMLPLEASEKIECIRYLEYGKRIKMVETNVQGVEIDTPEDLERAKKLWK
- a CDS encoding CatA-like O-acetyltransferase → MKKINLKTWNRSEQFQHFNKMFDPYFGVTIPLDVTKAYQFSKENDISFFGKYLHACMQAINSVDNLKYRIIDDEVVAYDIIHASPTIMREDKTFGFSFVDFDENLDVFLKNLESEKSRIQSSSNLFPERNGLDCIHCSALPWVNFSGHKEPFFGEKDSVPKIAFSKVNREKKTLSMNVAISVNHALVDGYHVGLFSEKFQYFLNQ